The proteins below are encoded in one region of Ostrea edulis chromosome 3, xbOstEdul1.1, whole genome shotgun sequence:
- the LOC125672955 gene encoding uncharacterized protein LOC125672955 → MDSPNITPGIETGIRHMSESVFVGLCHILGTSQQVAMRRDVTDIEEMLIHRTTSNQKMMMMSGSRREGFRMEGSDVDFMYWFNNHPVIWDLSQTQFYNIHRQPLIISISSESSPGFTLLQLLTPRASNRVILALVKMNGELYISSSKYREITCSEVFPNSIVHGPCGSGAVGAVEYDTAHCFACDFWPPSASSWIGRCPTWPQPQVVRDIVRSGCHFVAIGHKLGNHESNEWRISFSLAEQKLVYSMNHCQFLTYGLLKLFLKDVINNGLCDDEKLLCSYHMKTAVFWMIQQNTIPNWCPQNLLKCFWYCFKLILKWVYEGVCPNFFIPENNMFLTNIHGEAQNRLFVRLFGFYEKGLASLLHSPSLRSYITNVLYNPRLSICTDEHTLVSEIKFDKEMFSEIDQRNALPSSDLYLIMKYLNTVEQMTVSPLTQYQVVMLQVLTATLHHRTAFTLQNMYSNTTENKLMYIADRMSCHILKLTAKFGCISDRLYIAMYYYKTLSYTEALSVIEMTKVNLAQPYVMYNRTVDTERYTEAVGGQSWSTKLRHSVAWDIILDNRIIYIKELMTEQLVSLQNNFQFLIIPPLVVLHMLEFLCYRYIDTMRAQTALNDLQVLVHHDQGMYVGVELRDISWQILGICQQMSGNLQAALYSYQQSLRQYPWHKIQSATLMRISDIYSIVQ, encoded by the exons ATGGATTCCCCCAATATAACACCTGGAAT TGAAACAGGTATACGACATATGTCTGAGTCCGTGTTTGTGGGACTGTGTCATATATTGGGGACCTCACAACAGGTGGCAATGAGGAGAGACGTGACAGACATTGAAGAGATGTTGATACATAGAACAACAAGTAACCagaagatgatgatgatgagtGGGAGTCGCAGAGAAGGATTCAGAATGGAGGGATCTGATGTGGATTTTATGTATTGGTTTAACAACCATCCAGTGATCTGGGACTTATCTCAAACCcagttttacaatatacacagACAACCCCTGATTATCTCCATCTCTTCTGAAAGTTCACCCGGATTTACTTTACTTCAATTACTGACACCAAGAGCAAGCAACAGAGTTATCTTAGCATTAGTCAAAATGAATGGTGAACTATATATATCTAGTTCAAAATACAGAGAGATCACATGTTCTGAGGTATTCCCTAACTCTATAGTACATGGTCCATGTGGCAGTGGAGCTGTAGGGGCAGTAGAATATGACACTGCCCACTGTTTTGCTTGTGACTTTTGGCCTCCGTCTGCCTCCTCCTGGATAGGCAGATGTCCCACATGGCCCCAGCCACAGGTTGTTAGGGACATAGTCAGAAGTGGATGTCACTTTGTAGCAATAGGACACAAATTAGGAAATCATGAAAGCAATGAATGGAGAATTTCATTTTCTCTAGCAGAACAAAAACTTGTGTACTCAATGAACCACTGTCAATTCTTAACGTACGGTTTGCTGAAATTGTTCTTAAAAGACGTCATTAACAATGGATTATGTGATGATGAGAAATTACTGTGCTCCTATCACATGAAGACAGCAGTTTTCTGGATGATCCAACAAAACACAATACCGAACTGGTGTCCACAGAATCTCCTGAAATGTTTCTGGTACTGCTTTAAACTCATCCTTAAATGGGTGTATGAGGGAGTCTGTCCTAACTTTTTCATTCCAGAAAACAACATGTTTCTCACTAATATTCATGGTGAAGCACAAAACAGATTATTTGTTAGACTGTTTGGTTTTTATGAAAAAGGTTTAGCATCCCTGCTACACAGCCCCTCTCTCAGGTCGTATATTACAAATGTCCTTTATAACCCCAGACTCAGTATTTGCACTGATGAACACACTCTGGTATCTGAGATCAAGTTTGATAAAGAAATGTTCAGTGAGATAGATCAAAGAAATGCATTACCCTCATCAGACCTCTACCTCATCATGAAGTACCTAAACACAGTAGAACAGATGACAGTCTCACCCCTGACACAGTATCAAGTTGTCATGTTACAGGTACTTACAGCCACCCTTCATCACAGAACTGCTTTTACATTACAAAACATGTACAGCAATACCACTGAAAACAAGCTGATGTACATTGCTGACAGAATGTCCTGTCATATATTGAAACTCACAGCCAAGTTTGGGTGTATTTCTGACAGGTTGTACATTGCAATGTATTATTACAAGACACTCAGTTACACAGAAGCTTTGTCTGTGATAGAGATGACAAAGGTCAACTTAGCACAGCCATATGTGATGTATAACAGGACAGTAGACACAGAGAGGTATACCGAGGCTGTAGGGGGACAGTCCTGGTCTACAAAGTTAAGACATTCTGTAGCATGGGATATCATATTAGACAACAGAATCATTTATATCAAGGAATTAATGACAGAACAGCTGGTTTCTTTACAGAATAATTTCCAATTTTTGATTATCCCACCCTTAGTTGTGTTACACATGCTGGAGTTCCTGTGTTACAGATATATTGACACAATGAGAGCACAAACAGCTCTTAATGATCTACAGGTCCTAGTTCACCATGATCAGGGGATGTATGTAGGTGTGGAATTAAGAGACATATCATGGCAGATCCTGGGTATCTGTCAACAGATGTCAGGGAACCTCCAGGCTGCTCTATATTCCTACCAACAATCACTCAGACAATATCCATGGCATAAAATACAAAGTGCTACACTAATGAGAATATCGGATATATATAGTATTGTACAATAA